The Corynebacterium simulans genome contains a region encoding:
- the zupT gene encoding zinc transporter ZupT: MYTASSLAVAFGLTLLAGLSTSIGAGIAVSKRHAGSAFMAAALGLSAGVMLYVSFMEILPTGLEQLTEAFGGKRAGTWAVVLAFFAGIAIIAVIDRIVPEEINPHEPATTEEEARRKRLMKTGVFTACALAFHNFPEGFATFLAGLEDPRIAIPVAVAIAIHNIPEGIAVAVPLREATGSRAKAFWWATVSGLAEPVGAAVGFVLLLPLMGSATMGFSFAAIAGIMVFISLDELLPTAEETGEHHHAIYGLIAGMAVMALSLLMFL; the protein is encoded by the coding sequence ATGTATACAGCGTCTTCCTTGGCGGTGGCTTTCGGTCTTACGCTCTTGGCCGGCTTATCGACGTCCATCGGCGCCGGCATCGCCGTCAGTAAACGCCATGCTGGTTCGGCTTTCATGGCTGCCGCGTTAGGCCTTTCGGCTGGCGTCATGCTTTATGTCTCTTTCATGGAGATCCTGCCTACGGGCCTCGAGCAATTGACGGAGGCCTTTGGCGGAAAGAGGGCAGGAACTTGGGCAGTGGTGCTCGCGTTCTTCGCCGGCATCGCGATAATTGCGGTTATTGACCGAATCGTTCCGGAAGAGATTAATCCGCACGAGCCTGCCACCACGGAAGAAGAAGCACGCCGCAAGCGGCTGATGAAGACGGGCGTGTTTACGGCCTGCGCCTTGGCCTTTCATAATTTTCCGGAAGGTTTTGCCACCTTCCTCGCCGGTTTGGAAGACCCACGTATCGCGATTCCGGTAGCCGTGGCGATTGCGATTCACAATATTCCGGAAGGCATCGCAGTCGCGGTGCCACTACGGGAAGCCACGGGCTCGAGAGCCAAAGCCTTCTGGTGGGCTACGGTTTCGGGGCTCGCTGAGCCAGTTGGGGCAGCGGTGGGCTTCGTTCTCCTGCTGCCGCTGATGGGGTCTGCCACGATGGGCTTTAGCTTTGCAGCCATCGCCGGCATTATGGTCTTCATCTCGCTTGATGAGCTTTTGCCCACCGCAGAGGAAACTGGTGAACACCACCACGCCATCTACGGGCTGATTGCCGGAATGGCAGTGATGGCGCTGTCGCTGCTTATGTTCCTGTAA
- the typA gene encoding translational GTPase TypA, whose translation MTNTEFRNVAIVAHVDHGKTTLVNGMLEQSGAFGDHGEHTDRVMDSNDQERERGITILAKNTAIHRKGLGKDGGDLIINVIDTPGHADFGGEVERGISMVDGVVLLVDASEGPLPQTRFVLTKALEAKLPVIICVNKTDRPDARIDEVVNESHDLLLEIASGLEDEEAAAAAETLLDLPVLYASGREGKASTENPGDGNVPAAEDLQALFDVIYEVLPEPSASVDGPLQAHVANLDSSDFLGRIALLRIYSGKIKKGQQVAWISWDEDGNEVVKNVKVAELLRTVGFERQPETEAIAGDIVAISGIPEIMIGDTIADVENPVALPQIHVDEPAISMTIGVNTSPMAGQGGGDKLTARMVKARLEQELIGNVSLKVLPTERPDAWEVQGRGEMALSVLIENMRREGFEMTVGKPQVVTQVVDGKTMEPYEMLTIDTPSEYQGAVTQLLATRKGQMQSMDVREGDWVRMIFRVPARGLIGFRTQFLTETRGAGIANSIADGLDVWAGEIKSRPTGSLVADRSGQITAYALQQLADRGEFFVEPGMEAYEGMVVGANNRDEDMDINITKEKKLTNMRSATADATVTLAKARTLSLDEALEFCGNDECVEVAPNVMRVRKVELSATDRKRAASRAKQLNK comes from the coding sequence GTGACTAATACCGAGTTCCGTAACGTCGCCATCGTCGCCCACGTTGACCACGGTAAGACCACCCTCGTCAACGGCATGCTGGAGCAGTCCGGCGCCTTCGGTGACCACGGCGAGCACACGGACCGCGTCATGGACTCCAATGACCAGGAGCGCGAGCGCGGCATTACCATTCTGGCGAAGAACACCGCTATTCACCGCAAGGGTCTGGGCAAGGACGGCGGCGACCTCATCATCAACGTCATCGACACCCCAGGCCACGCCGACTTCGGTGGCGAGGTCGAGCGCGGTATCTCCATGGTTGACGGCGTCGTGCTGCTTGTCGACGCCTCCGAAGGCCCGCTGCCACAGACCCGCTTCGTTCTGACCAAGGCTCTGGAAGCCAAGCTGCCGGTCATCATCTGCGTTAACAAGACCGACCGCCCAGACGCTCGTATCGACGAGGTTGTCAACGAGTCCCACGACCTCCTGCTGGAAATCGCCTCCGGCCTAGAGGATGAGGAAGCAGCTGCTGCTGCAGAAACACTGTTGGATCTGCCGGTACTCTACGCTTCTGGCCGTGAGGGCAAGGCTTCCACCGAGAACCCAGGAGACGGCAACGTTCCTGCGGCTGAGGACCTGCAGGCGCTTTTCGACGTCATCTACGAGGTTCTGCCGGAGCCATCCGCTTCCGTCGACGGCCCGTTGCAGGCGCATGTGGCCAACCTTGACTCCTCTGACTTCCTGGGCCGTATCGCTTTGCTGCGTATCTACTCCGGCAAGATCAAGAAGGGGCAGCAGGTTGCCTGGATCTCCTGGGATGAGGACGGCAACGAGGTAGTTAAGAACGTTAAGGTTGCCGAGCTGCTGCGTACCGTCGGCTTTGAGCGCCAGCCAGAGACCGAGGCTATTGCCGGCGACATCGTCGCCATTTCTGGTATCCCAGAGATCATGATTGGCGATACCATCGCCGACGTTGAAAACCCGGTTGCTCTGCCACAGATTCACGTTGATGAGCCGGCAATCTCTATGACCATCGGCGTTAACACCTCCCCAATGGCTGGCCAGGGCGGTGGCGACAAGCTGACCGCACGTATGGTCAAGGCTCGTTTGGAACAGGAGCTTATCGGTAACGTGTCCCTGAAGGTTCTGCCGACCGAGCGTCCTGACGCTTGGGAGGTACAGGGCCGCGGCGAAATGGCGCTGTCCGTTCTGATTGAGAACATGCGCCGAGAGGGCTTCGAAATGACCGTGGGTAAGCCACAGGTTGTTACCCAGGTTGTCGATGGCAAGACCATGGAGCCATACGAGATGCTCACCATCGATACACCTTCCGAGTACCAGGGCGCCGTTACCCAGCTACTGGCTACCCGCAAGGGCCAGATGCAGTCCATGGACGTCCGCGAGGGTGACTGGGTACGCATGATCTTCCGCGTTCCGGCGCGTGGCCTCATCGGCTTCCGCACCCAGTTCCTGACCGAGACCCGCGGTGCAGGTATCGCTAACTCCATCGCCGATGGCCTGGATGTCTGGGCAGGCGAGATCAAGTCCCGTCCGACTGGCTCCCTGGTTGCTGACCGCTCCGGCCAGATCACCGCATACGCACTGCAGCAGCTGGCTGACCGTGGCGAGTTCTTCGTCGAGCCAGGCATGGAGGCTTACGAGGGCATGGTCGTTGGCGCTAACAACCGTGATGAGGATATGGACATCAACATCACCAAGGAAAAGAAGCTGACCAACATGCGTTCTGCCACCGCAGACGCAACCGTCACCCTGGCAAAGGCGCGTACCCTTTCCCTGGACGAGGCGCTTGAGTTCTGTGGCAACGACGAGTGCGTCGAGGTTGCTCCGAACGTCATGCGAGTGCGTAAGGTCGAGCTTTCCGCTACCGACCGTAAGCGTGCAGCTTCCCGTGCGAAGCAGCTCAACAAGTAA
- a CDS encoding Rv1157c family protein encodes MIAAATAALIGLATPLIAPAQADAPDLAALEAQAMSHSPLDSLGRPNEATQNRIREFAAQPWIPNDIRSAILSGLAFSMGQGGDPGVELPEGQSPAFRQFYWPTVSAKCIGGQGDSMGSAIAVPGPTKIPAPGAGPGETVFLFTALGTSPAAKEQGNMKVQWFNLDTFQSGVTPLFNNGINADGPTTVSGRATTGKGTVVAILSGSVNTQDSACAFPPTAAFLEVN; translated from the coding sequence ATGATTGCTGCCGCTACCGCGGCGCTCATCGGTCTAGCCACTCCCCTTATCGCACCGGCCCAGGCAGACGCCCCGGACCTGGCCGCGCTGGAGGCACAGGCAATGTCGCACTCCCCGCTGGATTCGCTGGGACGTCCCAATGAGGCAACCCAGAATCGTATCCGCGAATTCGCCGCACAGCCATGGATTCCTAACGACATTCGCAGCGCCATCCTCTCCGGACTTGCTTTCAGCATGGGCCAGGGAGGCGATCCAGGCGTGGAATTGCCAGAGGGCCAAAGCCCGGCATTCCGCCAGTTCTACTGGCCTACCGTCTCCGCAAAATGCATCGGGGGCCAGGGCGATTCCATGGGTTCTGCCATCGCTGTCCCGGGCCCTACCAAGATACCAGCACCGGGTGCAGGTCCAGGTGAGACAGTCTTCCTCTTCACGGCACTGGGCACTTCCCCTGCAGCTAAGGAGCAGGGCAACATGAAGGTCCAGTGGTTCAACCTGGACACTTTCCAGTCCGGCGTTACCCCGCTTTTCAACAACGGCATCAACGCCGACGGCCCCACCACCGTCTCAGGCCGCGCCACCACGGGCAAGGGCACCGTCGTGGCCATCTTGTCCGGTTCCGTCAACACCCAAGATTCCGCGTGCGCATTCCCGCCAACTGCCGCCTTCCTTGAGGTTAATTAA
- a CDS encoding DUF808 domain-containing protein, with the protein MAGGLFALLDDVAVIARAAASSADDVAALAGKTSVKAAGVVVDDAAVTPQYVSGVTPARELPIIWRITKGSLINKIVIILPIALLLSWIAPWALTPILMCGGTYLCFEGAEKIFHHFAAHGAEEEKEEQADAKDPDAEDKLVKSAVTTDLILSAEIMVISLNEVIDQSFWMRLGALLIVAVAITLAVYGAVGVLIKMDDLGIKLLERNEGKSAVGNALVKGMPVVLDIISVIGTAAMLWVGGHIVIKGLHEFGINQPHGFIHHLTEPISNGALAWTVDTVCSMAFGLVLGTIVVGIVTGVKKALGK; encoded by the coding sequence ATGGCCGGTGGACTTTTTGCACTGCTTGACGACGTCGCGGTAATCGCTCGCGCGGCAGCCTCCAGCGCCGACGACGTCGCTGCCTTAGCTGGCAAGACCTCGGTAAAGGCGGCGGGCGTCGTGGTCGACGATGCCGCCGTTACCCCACAGTATGTCTCCGGCGTTACCCCAGCCCGCGAGCTGCCTATCATTTGGCGCATCACCAAGGGCTCGCTCATCAACAAGATCGTCATCATCTTGCCGATCGCACTGCTGTTGTCTTGGATTGCGCCGTGGGCGCTGACCCCCATTCTCATGTGCGGCGGTACTTATCTGTGCTTTGAAGGCGCAGAGAAGATCTTCCACCACTTCGCAGCGCATGGCGCAGAAGAAGAAAAAGAAGAACAGGCGGACGCAAAGGATCCAGACGCCGAAGACAAGTTGGTTAAGTCTGCCGTTACCACGGACCTTATCTTGTCCGCTGAGATCATGGTGATCTCGCTCAACGAAGTCATTGACCAAAGCTTCTGGATGCGCCTAGGCGCGCTGCTCATCGTCGCCGTCGCTATCACTTTGGCGGTCTATGGCGCTGTCGGCGTGCTGATCAAGATGGACGACCTTGGCATTAAACTGCTGGAGCGCAACGAAGGAAAGTCGGCCGTCGGCAACGCCTTGGTCAAGGGCATGCCGGTAGTTCTCGACATCATCTCCGTCATCGGCACGGCGGCAATGCTGTGGGTAGGTGGCCACATCGTTATCAAGGGTCTGCACGAGTTCGGCATCAACCAGCCGCACGGTTTTATCCATCACCTAACCGAACCCATCTCCAACGGCGCGCTGGCCTGGACCGTAGATACCGTCTGTTCCATGGCCTTCGGCCTTGTCCTGGGCACCATCGTCGTGGGCATCGTCACAGGTGTCAAGAAGGCTCTCGGTAAGTAG
- a CDS encoding type IV toxin-antitoxin system AbiEi family antitoxin domain-containing protein codes for MQPVSGLSRSKIAARVRSGEITKIARGIYVWGKPNPRDVLTLLTAKHGCCATGNTAAQLLSEQDLSFPVIVAGPHKMRSGALFTYKRSQVRDHFEYEGLKVHNPLAAAAFAERTQAVEMLEAVYRGRRSRTRLEEDRRKLARLDSRTQEALSEAVLFTDSSAEIKVARGLQDAGMDVECNYFIGVYAWDIVLKDKRIAIEINGRKFHSALDTWIKDHWKNNDAVLRGWRTLRYTGHCVAHHLPAIIEQVRTADQPDFGSAPHQQTGTWHLAVLRLLNPHFFMY; via the coding sequence ATGCAACCAGTATCGGGGCTTAGTCGATCGAAAATAGCTGCCCGCGTGCGCTCGGGGGAAATAACAAAAATTGCTCGCGGGATTTATGTGTGGGGTAAACCGAACCCGCGGGATGTCCTCACGTTGCTAACAGCCAAGCACGGATGTTGCGCAACGGGGAATACAGCAGCTCAATTGCTGAGTGAACAAGACCTTAGTTTTCCAGTCATCGTGGCAGGCCCACACAAGATGCGAAGCGGTGCACTGTTTACCTATAAACGCAGCCAAGTCAGAGACCACTTTGAATATGAAGGTCTTAAAGTACACAATCCGCTCGCGGCCGCGGCTTTTGCAGAGCGCACTCAAGCAGTAGAAATGCTCGAAGCGGTCTACCGAGGACGACGTAGCAGAACGCGGCTTGAAGAAGATAGAAGAAAGCTTGCTCGCCTAGACTCGAGAACGCAGGAAGCGTTGTCAGAAGCAGTCCTATTCACCGATTCTTCGGCGGAAATTAAGGTGGCCCGCGGATTACAAGATGCGGGAATGGACGTTGAGTGCAATTACTTCATCGGTGTTTATGCATGGGACATCGTATTAAAGGACAAGCGAATTGCCATCGAAATTAATGGTCGGAAATTTCACTCAGCACTGGATACCTGGATAAAGGATCACTGGAAGAACAATGACGCCGTGCTTCGCGGGTGGCGCACCTTGCGCTACACGGGGCATTGCGTGGCGCATCATCTCCCAGCCATCATCGAGCAAGTTCGTACTGCGGACCAACCGGATTTTGGCAGTGCTCCTCATCAGCAAACTGGTACGTGGCACCTGGCGGTCTTGCGGCTTCTCAATCCACATTTCTTCATGTATTAA
- a CDS encoding ABC transporter family substrate-binding protein produces the protein MRKFGAVVVASSLSVLTSCMANPGPPPVEDKPAAESTQTETPTPEKKEKEDGVERETVAIGVDPLRGGLNPHLVANNSELVSQIAELVLPSAFHGEHMDSDVLASAAEVEPPKGVAQRVVYKIASPAQWSDGTPISGSDFHYLWTQMTSTPGVVDPAGYFAIEDISTTSAGRVVVVDFKQRVSDWHRLFAHLLPSHLLQDAEFTAALADGIPASAGRYAVEAVDRGRGVITLNRNDRFWGAGPALVDVVQLRAVRDTSQAVNMLRSGQVGFVDFTPEQTSLESLSLLSNVNAGTVTRNRQLRLHLSAREGALPEQRQRRALASLIETDQVARLAAGRASELRPGQNPVNEEVDLTPLRERAGRKPLRIAADPTHPEAMAAASTIVDVLEAQAISAEVVSDRTQTIAGEMLPEAEVDAVVAWENANVSPESLASLYMCENDEVRAGDISGFCPAEAEDMRGEILSGRINPDAALEKVRKLNSDEVLYVPLMDEVRIHALGRGILGPGQRIEDWDAGLITAPMWRKDEK, from the coding sequence GTGCGAAAGTTTGGCGCGGTAGTGGTTGCCTCATCACTTAGCGTGCTCACCTCGTGCATGGCCAATCCAGGCCCGCCGCCCGTCGAGGACAAGCCAGCTGCCGAGAGCACCCAGACCGAAACGCCGACGCCCGAGAAGAAGGAAAAAGAGGACGGCGTCGAGCGCGAGACCGTCGCCATCGGCGTCGATCCGCTCCGCGGCGGACTCAATCCGCATCTGGTAGCCAACAACAGCGAGCTGGTCAGCCAGATTGCAGAGCTCGTCCTTCCTTCTGCTTTCCACGGCGAACACATGGATTCCGATGTGCTGGCCAGCGCGGCGGAGGTAGAGCCGCCGAAAGGTGTTGCCCAGCGCGTGGTGTACAAGATTGCCTCACCGGCGCAATGGTCCGATGGCACTCCGATTAGCGGCAGTGACTTTCACTACCTGTGGACCCAAATGACCTCCACCCCCGGAGTGGTGGACCCAGCGGGCTACTTCGCCATCGAGGACATCAGCACGACCTCGGCAGGGCGCGTTGTGGTGGTGGATTTTAAGCAGCGCGTATCCGATTGGCACCGCCTTTTCGCTCACCTTCTTCCTTCGCACCTGCTGCAGGACGCCGAGTTCACGGCAGCTCTTGCCGACGGCATCCCTGCATCCGCTGGGCGCTATGCCGTCGAGGCCGTCGATCGCGGCAGGGGAGTTATTACCCTGAATCGCAACGACCGCTTCTGGGGTGCGGGGCCCGCGCTTGTCGACGTCGTCCAGCTGCGTGCTGTCCGTGATACCAGTCAGGCGGTCAACATGTTGCGCTCGGGCCAGGTGGGATTCGTGGACTTTACTCCGGAACAAACCTCGCTGGAGAGCCTCAGTTTGCTGAGCAACGTCAACGCCGGGACCGTGACCCGTAATCGCCAGCTGCGCCTGCACCTTTCCGCCCGGGAAGGCGCGTTGCCAGAGCAACGCCAGCGTCGTGCTTTGGCCTCGCTCATTGAGACCGACCAGGTCGCTCGCCTGGCGGCGGGCCGTGCCTCGGAGTTGCGTCCGGGCCAAAACCCGGTCAACGAAGAAGTAGACCTGACGCCACTTCGCGAGCGCGCGGGCCGCAAGCCGCTGCGCATTGCAGCTGATCCCACGCATCCGGAAGCTATGGCGGCTGCCAGCACCATCGTCGACGTCCTCGAAGCGCAAGCAATTAGTGCAGAGGTAGTCTCTGACCGCACTCAAACCATTGCCGGCGAGATGCTGCCGGAGGCAGAGGTGGATGCCGTGGTGGCCTGGGAGAATGCAAACGTGTCTCCGGAGAGTCTGGCGAGCCTCTATATGTGTGAAAACGACGAGGTACGCGCCGGCGATATCTCCGGCTTTTGCCCTGCCGAGGCAGAGGACATGCGCGGCGAAATCTTGTCTGGGCGTATCAATCCTGATGCCGCCTTGGAAAAGGTCCGCAAACTCAATTCTGACGAGGTGCTCTACGTACCTTTGATGGACGAGGTGCGTATCCATGCTTTGGGCAGGGGTATCCTTGGGCCCGGTCAACGCATCGAAGATTGGGATGCAGGGCTTATTACGGCACCGATGTGGAGGAAAGATGAAAAATAA
- a CDS encoding PIG-L family deacetylase encodes MKNNDLRGYRVVAVHAHPDDEVLFTGGTLADMAARGAEVTVITATLGEEGEVIGTPYQGLCNADQLGGFRARELSDALDILGVHGIQLGGFGFFRDSGMEGSPAHENPRALVRRIDEAADLLREHFAQLRPHIVLTYGPDGGYGHPDHIAVHQAVHAAAAPDQRIWWAIFERGAHYSALETIGAPEGWRKPDRGYLDNFTNEGADVEYRLDDAALAAKRRAMVAHATQIWVADSTVTQTNPVAAAAAIGDPAASPSAYGLSNLLVMPLLRAEHYQLGQGEPADALLEGL; translated from the coding sequence ATGAAAAATAATGATTTGCGCGGTTACCGCGTGGTGGCCGTACATGCTCACCCAGATGACGAGGTGCTTTTTACCGGCGGAACGCTCGCTGACATGGCTGCAAGGGGCGCCGAGGTCACGGTCATCACGGCCACGCTCGGCGAGGAAGGCGAGGTCATTGGCACGCCTTATCAAGGCCTGTGCAATGCAGACCAGCTAGGCGGTTTCAGGGCACGTGAGCTTTCCGACGCCCTCGATATCTTGGGCGTCCACGGTATTCAACTCGGCGGCTTTGGCTTCTTCCGCGATTCCGGCATGGAGGGCTCACCGGCTCACGAGAATCCGCGTGCCTTGGTGCGCCGCATTGACGAGGCGGCAGACTTGTTGCGCGAGCACTTTGCGCAGCTTCGCCCGCATATCGTGCTGACATACGGACCGGACGGCGGCTATGGCCACCCGGACCACATCGCCGTGCACCAGGCAGTCCACGCGGCCGCAGCACCAGACCAGCGCATCTGGTGGGCAATCTTCGAACGTGGTGCGCACTACAGCGCGCTTGAAACCATCGGCGCACCGGAGGGCTGGCGAAAGCCGGACCGGGGTTACCTCGACAATTTCACCAACGAGGGCGCTGACGTGGAATACCGGCTTGACGATGCCGCGCTAGCCGCCAAGCGTCGCGCCATGGTCGCCCATGCCACGCAGATTTGGGTGGCTGACTCCACAGTGACCCAGACGAACCCGGTAGCGGCTGCGGCGGCCATTGGGGACCCGGCGGCGTCGCCAAGCGCATATGGCCTGTCCAACCTCCTTGTTATGCCGTTGTTGCGTGCTGAGCACTACCAGCTGGGGCAGGGCGAGCCTGCAGATGCGCTGCTGGAGGGCCTGTGA
- a CDS encoding DUF402 domain-containing protein: MNVDLHPVKQETFNTAENINVDPKGFLREVDTYKETEFGLYMARGTNHPRFGYLESWLLPELGLRANIFHFREGVEAHQDFYFDIADIDNKDGVWTTRDLYVDLVSNTGEPIDVLDIDELAAATSAGFISAEEAERAMDRTLIAVEGITRYGDDSMAWLRALGIELSWADSVNLTPAE; encoded by the coding sequence ATGAACGTCGATCTACACCCTGTCAAGCAAGAAACCTTTAATACAGCGGAAAACATCAACGTCGATCCAAAGGGTTTCTTGCGCGAGGTCGACACCTACAAAGAAACCGAATTTGGTCTTTACATGGCCCGCGGTACTAATCATCCGCGCTTTGGTTACCTCGAATCTTGGTTGCTGCCTGAACTGGGCCTGCGTGCGAATATCTTCCACTTCCGGGAAGGGGTTGAGGCACACCAGGACTTCTACTTCGATATCGCTGACATCGATAACAAGGATGGCGTCTGGACTACCCGTGACCTTTACGTCGATCTGGTCTCCAACACAGGCGAGCCAATCGACGTTCTCGACATCGACGAACTGGCCGCAGCCACCTCCGCGGGTTTTATCTCGGCAGAAGAGGCAGAGCGCGCTATGGACCGTACCCTCATCGCGGTCGAAGGCATTACCCGATACGGCGACGATTCCATGGCTTGGCTGCGCGCCCTCGGCATCGAGCTTTCTTGGGCTGACTCTGTCAATCTGACGCCTGCGGAGTAG